The Parambassis ranga chromosome 14, fParRan2.1, whole genome shotgun sequence genome includes a window with the following:
- the camkk1a gene encoding calcium/calmodulin-dependent protein kinase kinase 1 isoform X1, producing the protein MAMSSDPGCERLDPNSSIQTGSLTDVMAAMTTKDPDGSPANGVGSGRDQQDGAQAKRTQPSRPNLTGRKLSLQERGTYLSSGSGGGFTHISPRVARRPTVESKRVSISDSQDCIRLNQYKLKSEIGKGSYGVVKLAYNEDDDKHYAMKVVSKKKLMKQCGFPRRPPPRGPKAAQGDQPKILGPLERVYQEIAILKKLDHVNIVKLVEVLDDPSEDNLHMVFELMRKGPVMEVPTDNPLSEEQARLYFRDVILGIEYLHYQKIVHRDIKPSNLLLGDDGHVKIADFGVSNQFEGNDALLSSTAGTPAFMAPETLSDKRKSFSGKALDVWAMGVTLYCFVFGKCPFIDEYILALHNKIRTKLVDFPETPKISEELRTLILRMLDKNPDSRITLPEIKMDQWVTQGGTDPLPLEEEHCSVVEVTEEDIQNSVKFVPSLSAVILVKAMLRKRSFSNPFECPSRREERSMSAPGSLLMDSWPFRPSFKLHPSLRKGSTGDGPREGELEDLHEDEPSS; encoded by the exons ATGGCTATGAGCAGTGACCCCGGCTGCGAGAGGCTGGACCCCAACTCTTCCATACAGACCGGCAGTCTCACAGACGTTATGGCCGCCATGACGACAAAAGACCCTGACGGCTCACCTGCCAACGGCGTAGGGAGCGGCAGGGATCAGCAGGACGGGGCTCAGGCCAAGAGGACTCAACCGTCGAGGCCTAACCTGACTGGGAGGAAGCTGTCGCTGCAGGAGCGCGGCACTTATCTGTCGTCAGGCTCTGGAGGAGGCTTCACGCACATCTCTCCTCGTGTTGCTCGCCGACCTACAGTGGAGTCAAAACGGGTGTCCATATCAGACTCACAG GACTGTATCCGGTTGAACCAGTATAAGCTGAAGAGTGAGATAGGAAAG GGCTCCTATGGTGTGGTAAAACTTGCCTACAATGAAGATGATGACAAGCATTAT GCTATGAAGGTGGTGTCCAAGAAGAAGTTAATGAAGCAGTGTGGTTTCCCAC GCCGTCCTCCTCCTAGAGGACCAAAGGCAGCCCAGGGAGACCAGCCCAAGATCTTAGGACCCCTGGAAAGGGTCTACCAAGAAATCGCCATTCTTAAAAAACTGGACCATGTCAACATTGTCAAGCTGGTGGAG GTGCTGGACGATCCGTCGGAGGACAACCTTCATATGG TGTTTGAGCTGATGCGTAAGGG TCCGGTGATGGAAGTGCCCACAGATAATCCACTGTCAGAAGAGCAGGCACGCTTATACTTCAGAGACGTTATCCTGGGCATAGAGTACT TGCACTACCAGAAGATTGTCCACCGTGACATCAAGCCCTCCAACCTGTTGCTGGGTGACGACGGCCATGTGAAGATAGCAGACTTTGGAGTCAGCAACCAGTTTGAGGGCAACGACGCTCTGCTGTCCAGCACTGCTGGAACGCCTGCGTTCATGGCACCGGAGACCCTGTCGGATAAACGCAAGAGCTTCAGCGGGAAG GCGCTGGATGTGTGGGCCATGGGGGTGACCCTCTACTGTTTCGTCTTTGGGAAG TGTCCATTTATTGACGAGTACATATTGGCTTTGCACAATAAGATAAGGACCAAGCTTGTGGATTTCCCAGAAAC GCCAAAGATCAGTGAGGAGCTGCGAACCCTGATCTTGCGGATGCTGGATAAGAACCCAGACTCCAGGATCACTCTCCCTGAGATCAAG aTGGACCAGTGGGTGACCCAGGGAGGCACTGACCCCTTGCCTTTGGAAGAGGAGCACTGCTcggtggtggaggtgacggaggaaGACATCCAGAACTCTGTGAAGTTTGTTCCCAGCCTCTCTGCAGTG ATCTTGGTTAAGGCCATGTTGAGGAAGCGCTCCTTCAGTAACCCCTTCGAGTGTCCGAGCAGACGAGAGGAGAGGTCCATGTCTGCACCCGGCAGCCTCCTCAT
- the camkk1a gene encoding calcium/calmodulin-dependent protein kinase kinase 1 isoform X2, whose protein sequence is MAMSSDPGCERLDPNSSIQTGSLTDVMAAMTTKDPDGSPANGVGSGRDQQDGAQAKRTQPSRPNLTGRKLSLQERGTYLSSGSGGGFTHISPRVARRPTVESKRVSISDSQDCIRLNQYKLKSEIGKGSYGVVKLAYNEDDDKHYAMKVVSKKKLMKQCGFPRRPPPRGPKAAQGDQPKILGPLERVYQEIAILKKLDHVNIVKLVEVLDDPSEDNLHMVFELMRKGPVMEVPTDNPLSEEQARLYFRDVILGIEYLHYQKIVHRDIKPSNLLLGDDGHVKIADFGVSNQFEGNDALLSSTAGTPAFMAPETLSDKRKSFSGKALDVWAMGVTLYCFVFGKCPFIDEYILALHNKIRTKLVDFPETPKISEELRTLILRMLDKNPDSRITLPEIKMDQWVTQGGTDPLPLEEEHCSVVEVTEEDIQNSVKFVPSLSAVILVKAMLRKRSFSNPFECPSRREERSMSAPGSLLIKGSTGDGPREGELEDLHEDEPSS, encoded by the exons ATGGCTATGAGCAGTGACCCCGGCTGCGAGAGGCTGGACCCCAACTCTTCCATACAGACCGGCAGTCTCACAGACGTTATGGCCGCCATGACGACAAAAGACCCTGACGGCTCACCTGCCAACGGCGTAGGGAGCGGCAGGGATCAGCAGGACGGGGCTCAGGCCAAGAGGACTCAACCGTCGAGGCCTAACCTGACTGGGAGGAAGCTGTCGCTGCAGGAGCGCGGCACTTATCTGTCGTCAGGCTCTGGAGGAGGCTTCACGCACATCTCTCCTCGTGTTGCTCGCCGACCTACAGTGGAGTCAAAACGGGTGTCCATATCAGACTCACAG GACTGTATCCGGTTGAACCAGTATAAGCTGAAGAGTGAGATAGGAAAG GGCTCCTATGGTGTGGTAAAACTTGCCTACAATGAAGATGATGACAAGCATTAT GCTATGAAGGTGGTGTCCAAGAAGAAGTTAATGAAGCAGTGTGGTTTCCCAC GCCGTCCTCCTCCTAGAGGACCAAAGGCAGCCCAGGGAGACCAGCCCAAGATCTTAGGACCCCTGGAAAGGGTCTACCAAGAAATCGCCATTCTTAAAAAACTGGACCATGTCAACATTGTCAAGCTGGTGGAG GTGCTGGACGATCCGTCGGAGGACAACCTTCATATGG TGTTTGAGCTGATGCGTAAGGG TCCGGTGATGGAAGTGCCCACAGATAATCCACTGTCAGAAGAGCAGGCACGCTTATACTTCAGAGACGTTATCCTGGGCATAGAGTACT TGCACTACCAGAAGATTGTCCACCGTGACATCAAGCCCTCCAACCTGTTGCTGGGTGACGACGGCCATGTGAAGATAGCAGACTTTGGAGTCAGCAACCAGTTTGAGGGCAACGACGCTCTGCTGTCCAGCACTGCTGGAACGCCTGCGTTCATGGCACCGGAGACCCTGTCGGATAAACGCAAGAGCTTCAGCGGGAAG GCGCTGGATGTGTGGGCCATGGGGGTGACCCTCTACTGTTTCGTCTTTGGGAAG TGTCCATTTATTGACGAGTACATATTGGCTTTGCACAATAAGATAAGGACCAAGCTTGTGGATTTCCCAGAAAC GCCAAAGATCAGTGAGGAGCTGCGAACCCTGATCTTGCGGATGCTGGATAAGAACCCAGACTCCAGGATCACTCTCCCTGAGATCAAG aTGGACCAGTGGGTGACCCAGGGAGGCACTGACCCCTTGCCTTTGGAAGAGGAGCACTGCTcggtggtggaggtgacggaggaaGACATCCAGAACTCTGTGAAGTTTGTTCCCAGCCTCTCTGCAGTG ATCTTGGTTAAGGCCATGTTGAGGAAGCGCTCCTTCAGTAACCCCTTCGAGTGTCCGAGCAGACGAGAGGAGAGGTCCATGTCTGCACCCGGCAGCCTCCTCAT